A stretch of [Clostridium] scindens DNA encodes these proteins:
- a CDS encoding protein phosphatase 2C domain-containing protein, which translates to MSWRVKGIQMTGKCHEENLPMGQDRICYTSKNGIAVIGVADGCSESKASDIGGKLLIEGIANYLTEYFEELYMAKYEKAAKNVADKIRIWLSGLSGIMEADALDYASTLCMIAVDQERYVSLNLGDGCIGAWNQDKAKIISRPLNSFGGYTAYLTVDENIEGYIKIGRGDASKWDGFVILSDGMKDKFRTERKFLRMMNRMTEDGNFQMKRLGCEEKEEGNRRDDFSIIVMERANLANCGIYMESFV; encoded by the coding sequence ATGAGCTGGAGAGTAAAGGGAATTCAAATGACAGGGAAATGCCATGAGGAAAACCTCCCTATGGGCCAGGACCGTATCTGTTATACATCAAAAAATGGAATCGCAGTGATTGGCGTGGCAGATGGATGCAGCGAATCCAAGGCTTCGGATATTGGGGGAAAGTTATTGATTGAAGGGATTGCCAACTATCTTACGGAATATTTTGAAGAATTATATATGGCAAAGTATGAGAAGGCAGCAAAAAATGTAGCTGACAAGATACGGATATGGCTTAGCGGCCTGTCCGGGATTATGGAAGCAGACGCGCTGGATTATGCATCCACGCTCTGCATGATAGCGGTGGACCAGGAGCGATATGTCAGCCTGAACCTGGGCGATGGCTGTATAGGAGCATGGAATCAGGACAAAGCCAAGATTATATCCAGGCCGCTAAATAGTTTTGGCGGATATACTGCGTATCTTACGGTGGATGAAAATATAGAGGGATACATCAAGATAGGAAGAGGAGACGCTTCAAAATGGGATGGCTTCGTCATCCTGTCGGATGGCATGAAAGACAAATTTCGAACGGAGAGAAAGTTCCTTAGAATGATGAACAGGATGACAGAGGATGGAAATTTTCAGATGAAAAGACTGGGCTGCGAAGAAAAAGAAGAAGGAAATAGAAGGGACGATTTTAGCATTATCGTGATGGAACGGGCGAATCTGGCTAATTGTGGAATTTATATGGAAAGTTTTGTATAA
- a CDS encoding diguanylate cyclase: MSTKNKQVVMVIDDSLLICKEIKKALGDEVFICEAHNGEEAMERIAQYQPDLILLDVVLPDTDGYELFGRLKEVDQNNATIIFLTSKDKDEDVIKGFGVGAYDYIKKPFVHAELQSRVNIHLQLKQQKDELNAQNQELRTSMEKLNYMAFRDGLTGLYNRRYVIGDLSDDIKDHSAEEKKNVLILADIDDFKKVNDTYGHEAGDMTLVCIANIFEAICRKYKVIRWGGEEFLIVLFDVTADEAYRLSEQIRTDVEHFKIVHEDQEFFCTVTLGLQVYQEEEGIEENINCADKALYYGKRNGKNRSVWYDSIKEVAEM, translated from the coding sequence ATGAGCACGAAAAATAAACAGGTTGTAATGGTAATAGATGACAGCCTGCTGATATGCAAGGAAATTAAGAAAGCGCTTGGGGACGAAGTATTCATCTGCGAAGCACATAATGGAGAGGAAGCCATGGAGAGGATCGCACAGTATCAGCCAGATCTGATCCTGCTGGATGTGGTGCTGCCGGATACGGATGGATACGAGTTGTTTGGCAGGCTAAAAGAGGTTGACCAGAATAACGCCACGATTATCTTTCTGACATCAAAGGATAAAGATGAAGATGTGATCAAGGGGTTCGGCGTAGGCGCCTATGATTATATCAAAAAGCCGTTTGTCCATGCCGAACTGCAGTCAAGGGTTAATATTCATCTGCAGCTGAAACAGCAGAAGGATGAGTTAAACGCGCAGAATCAGGAACTTCGCACCAGCATGGAAAAATTAAACTATATGGCCTTCCGTGATGGCCTTACAGGCCTTTATAACCGCAGATACGTAATCGGCGATCTGTCGGATGATATCAAGGATCATTCGGCGGAAGAAAAGAAAAATGTGCTGATACTGGCAGATATCGATGATTTTAAAAAGGTGAATGATACATATGGCCATGAAGCAGGGGATATGACGCTGGTATGCATTGCCAATATATTTGAGGCGATATGCAGAAAATACAAGGTAATCCGCTGGGGCGGCGAAGAATTTCTGATCGTCCTTTTTGATGTTACGGCCGATGAGGCATATCGGCTGAGCGAGCAGATTCGGACGGATGTCGAACATTTCAAGATTGTTCACGAGGATCAGGAATTCTTTTGTACGGTTACGCTTGGCCTCCAAGTATATCAGGAAGAAGAAGGGATTGAGGAAAACATAAACTGTGCCGATAAGGCGCTCTATTATGGCAAGCGGAATGGGAAAAACCGCAGTGTCTGGTACGATAGCATAAAAGAAGTGGCGGAGATGTAG
- a CDS encoding chemotaxis protein CheW, with amino-acid sequence MENDSGRELLCLNGDDKKYAIDFQYVAEICRDIQMSKIPCLPEHFIGLCNYKGMIVPILSKKEEDEEQEFLPLVIILKTGKYYMGLCVTDGLSIITPEEGQRIKSQAAKESEDIAIEREIYAVEEGLVTVLDVQAMAERLIRNAG; translated from the coding sequence ATGGAAAATGATAGCGGCAGGGAACTGCTGTGCCTGAATGGAGACGACAAGAAATATGCCATTGATTTTCAATATGTGGCAGAGATTTGCCGGGATATACAGATGTCAAAGATTCCATGCCTTCCGGAGCATTTTATCGGCCTGTGCAATTATAAAGGAATGATAGTCCCGATCTTGTCTAAAAAAGAGGAGGATGAAGAGCAGGAGTTTCTTCCGCTCGTGATAATCTTAAAAACCGGAAAGTACTATATGGGGCTGTGCGTTACCGATGGCCTCTCCATCATAACGCCGGAAGAAGGGCAGAGGATTAAAAGCCAGGCTGCAAAAGAGAGCGAAGACATCGCCATCGAGAGGGAAATATATGCGGTGGAGGAAGGATTAGTCACGGTTCTGGATGTCCAGGCTATGGCAGAGAGGCTGATACGCAATGCAGGCTAG
- a CDS encoding chemotaxis protein CheD codes for MDKIMVGIAEGKIARKTQVLASYALGSCVAICLYDPKNKIAGMAHAILPRKEDAVDQGNPYKFAREGASELIRAMVNSGAEKKQITAKLVGGARMFKTRERDMEIGARNVMAAKEALHKEGVSILAEDTGKNYGRTVFFHAEDGRIQVSTIKKTTIVI; via the coding sequence ATGGATAAAATCATGGTAGGCATTGCGGAAGGAAAGATAGCCAGAAAAACGCAGGTTCTGGCATCTTATGCGCTTGGATCCTGCGTGGCGATCTGCCTGTACGATCCCAAGAATAAGATAGCAGGCATGGCCCATGCTATTCTGCCCAGGAAAGAAGATGCGGTGGATCAAGGGAATCCATATAAGTTTGCAAGAGAAGGGGCATCAGAACTGATTCGGGCGATGGTAAATAGCGGGGCAGAGAAAAAGCAGATTACGGCCAAACTTGTTGGCGGAGCCAGGATGTTTAAGACACGGGAAAGAGATATGGAGATTGGAGCCAGGAACGTTATGGCGGCAAAGGAGGCCCTTCATAAAGAGGGGGTGTCGATACTGGCAGAAGATACAGGAAAAAACTATGGACGTACCGTATTCTTTCATGCTGAGGATGGAAGAATTCAGGTAAGTACAATAAAAAAGACAACCATTGTAATATGA
- a CDS encoding NifB/NifX family molybdenum-iron cluster-binding protein: MPRTGKKKRVLKMPQNSHFISRGTETEYGINMKVEEYECIRLIDYMAYTQEECARQMEVSRATVQMLYAEARKKLARFLVEGISLQIEGGDYELSHRAAVKEKTSDCSLNGLAECHSETPGMEKERRHMKIAVTYENGQVFQHFGHTEQFKVYDVEDGKITGSQVVDTNGQGHGALAGFLANGNIDVLICGGIGGGARNALAEAGIKLFPGAQGDADAQVESYLAGTLNYDPDTMCTHHDHSHGDCGGHGHGECGHHCG; this comes from the coding sequence ATGCCAAGAACAGGGAAAAAAAAGCGAGTCTTAAAGATGCCACAGAACAGCCATTTTATTTCCAGAGGGACTGAGACGGAATATGGAATCAATATGAAGGTGGAAGAGTACGAATGCATCCGCCTGATTGACTATATGGCCTATACTCAGGAGGAATGCGCACGGCAGATGGAAGTAAGCAGAGCGACGGTGCAGATGCTGTATGCAGAAGCACGCAAGAAGCTGGCAAGATTCCTTGTGGAAGGAATCAGTCTTCAGATCGAAGGCGGAGACTATGAATTAAGTCATAGGGCAGCAGTGAAAGAAAAGACTTCTGACTGTTCTTTAAATGGATTGGCAGAATGTCATTCAGAAACCCCAGGTATGGAAAAGGAGAGAAGACATATGAAGATAGCGGTAACTTATGAAAATGGACAGGTATTCCAGCATTTCGGACATACGGAACAGTTCAAGGTATATGATGTCGAGGACGGAAAGATTACGGGAAGCCAAGTTGTAGATACCAATGGGCAGGGCCATGGCGCATTAGCCGGATTCCTGGCAAATGGCAATATTGACGTGCTGATCTGCGGCGGTATCGGCGGCGGCGCAAGGAATGCGCTGGCAGAGGCAGGCATCAAACTGTTCCCAGGCGCGCAGGGAGACGCAGATGCGCAGGTAGAGTCCTATCTGGCTGGAACCTTGAACTATGATCCTGACACGATGTGCACGCATCATGACCACAGCCATGGAGACTGCGGCGGACATGGGCATGGCGAGTGCGGACATCATTGCGGATAG
- a CDS encoding chemotaxis protein CheC, translated as MKNYSDLDESARDLLREMGNIGTGNAVTSLAQMMGCQVDIRSPGVSIVKYQKLFDAIGHTEEVQTGILVEISGDISGIFLFLLDETFTEYVLNAILDSDIKGLGGLSEMEESLICELGNIVCGSYIRALSQLLEIEIDVSVPSLCIDMGGAILSAPLSRIAQASDDILLIENTFYIDGESFIGRILFFPELEALETVVLKSRE; from the coding sequence GGAACGGGCAATGCTGTCACATCGCTGGCGCAGATGATGGGATGCCAGGTTGATATCAGAAGCCCGGGCGTGAGCATCGTAAAGTATCAGAAGCTCTTTGATGCCATTGGGCATACGGAAGAGGTGCAGACAGGGATCCTGGTGGAGATATCCGGAGATATCAGCGGAATATTTCTCTTTCTGCTGGATGAGACATTTACCGAATACGTGCTCAATGCTATTCTGGACTCTGACATAAAGGGGCTTGGCGGACTAAGCGAGATGGAGGAGTCGCTCATCTGCGAACTCGGCAATATCGTATGCGGATCGTATATCCGCGCGCTATCGCAGCTGCTGGAAATTGAGATAGACGTATCAGTCCCGAGCCTGTGCATAGATATGGGAGGAGCGATACTTAGCGCCCCGCTCAGTAGAATCGCTCAGGCCAGTGATGACATACTCTTGATCGAGAATACATTCTATATAGATGGCGAGTCGTTTATCGGCAGGATACTATTTTTTCCAGAACTAGAGGCGCTGGAAACGGTCGTCCTTAAGTCCAGGGAGTAG
- a CDS encoding chemotaxis protein CheA, whose amino-acid sequence MGYFDSEMEEMLEVYLLETKQLTEQLSAVLLEAEKNNTFTEEDIRNIFRVMHTIKGSSAMMGLKDLASMAHKLEDLFAYYREQQGGSVQAEPELFDLLFRALDFIENEMDCMAADDYSPNSADEIEKDTIQYLESEKEKAEAPEPEAAEPIEKEGESGNPDSVRIPDALEGRAGTLARVSLEKGCRMENVRAYMLIRQISSMCESMESYPKNPERDQNCSEYIAENGIWILFKSGKKDEVIETLKHGLFVAGCEVVYDKEEQAAKPAADNKQEDGESKENDFLNVRADRLDKLQNLAGELMIHMLTLESELEKSGNTELLEGSARHISRLIGEVERTVMETRMVPVSRIIPKLRRVFRDILRDQNKEAELVVNCSDVEADKSVVEYISESLMHIMRNAVDHGIEPPQEREAAGKPRKGKVRFEVESTIGELRISVGDDGRGISEEAIRQRAREKGLFKRPEEDYDFRELCEFILLPGFTTNSEVTEYSGRGVGLDVVQNIIENAGGHIRIQSEEGKGTTFIMVLPLTLATVECIRFKVEDCRFSMPARHVFRFMEYKECRQDVQKIHGKDYIRFEDRMVPFINLRQFFNLPGDTPDTAIVIYLNSSDAEGCILVDSMYEQKRVVIKPLPPLFGGNFRNTGIGGLSVMGNGKICAALDTELVISRYERE is encoded by the coding sequence ATGGGGTATTTTGATTCAGAAATGGAAGAAATGCTGGAAGTATACCTGCTGGAGACAAAGCAGCTGACCGAGCAGCTAAGCGCGGTCTTATTAGAGGCAGAAAAAAATAATACTTTTACGGAGGAAGATATTCGCAATATCTTCCGGGTCATGCACACGATAAAAGGGTCGTCGGCTATGATGGGGCTTAAGGATCTGGCATCTATGGCACATAAGCTTGAGGATCTTTTTGCATACTATAGAGAGCAGCAGGGGGGAAGCGTGCAGGCAGAGCCGGAACTTTTTGATCTTCTCTTTCGGGCGCTGGACTTCATAGAGAATGAGATGGACTGCATGGCAGCAGACGACTATAGCCCCAATAGCGCAGACGAGATAGAGAAGGATACAATACAGTACCTCGAGTCAGAAAAGGAGAAGGCTGAAGCGCCGGAGCCGGAAGCAGCAGAACCAATTGAAAAGGAAGGGGAAAGCGGGAATCCAGACAGCGTCAGGATACCGGATGCACTGGAAGGCAGAGCGGGAACCCTGGCCAGGGTAAGCCTTGAAAAAGGCTGCCGCATGGAGAATGTAAGGGCATATATGCTGATTCGTCAAATTAGCAGCATGTGCGAGAGTATGGAAAGTTATCCGAAGAATCCGGAAAGAGACCAGAATTGTTCGGAATATATAGCGGAAAATGGAATCTGGATATTATTTAAGAGCGGTAAAAAGGATGAAGTGATTGAGACTTTGAAGCACGGCCTGTTTGTGGCGGGCTGCGAGGTCGTTTATGATAAAGAGGAGCAGGCAGCCAAGCCTGCCGCGGATAATAAGCAGGAGGACGGCGAGAGCAAGGAAAATGATTTTTTAAATGTGCGCGCGGACAGGCTTGATAAATTGCAGAATCTGGCGGGCGAACTGATGATCCATATGCTGACGCTGGAATCGGAATTGGAAAAAAGCGGAAATACGGAATTATTGGAGGGCAGCGCCCGCCATATCAGCCGCCTGATAGGAGAAGTGGAGCGTACCGTCATGGAGACCAGGATGGTGCCGGTAAGCAGGATCATACCCAAGCTTCGCAGGGTCTTTCGGGATATCTTAAGAGACCAGAATAAGGAAGCAGAATTAGTAGTAAACTGCAGTGATGTGGAGGCTGATAAGAGCGTTGTAGAATATATCTCGGAGTCACTGATGCATATTATGAGAAATGCCGTAGACCATGGCATCGAGCCGCCGCAGGAGCGTGAGGCTGCCGGAAAGCCAAGAAAAGGAAAGGTTCGATTCGAGGTGGAAAGCACGATCGGCGAGCTTCGGATATCCGTGGGAGATGACGGGAGAGGCATCAGCGAGGAGGCCATAAGGCAGAGAGCGCGGGAAAAGGGATTATTTAAAAGACCGGAGGAAGACTATGACTTTCGAGAACTATGCGAATTCATACTGTTACCAGGGTTTACAACAAATTCGGAGGTAACGGAGTATTCCGGAAGAGGCGTAGGCCTGGACGTGGTCCAGAATATTATAGAAAATGCCGGAGGGCATATCAGGATACAGAGTGAGGAAGGCAAAGGCACAACGTTTATCATGGTCCTTCCGCTAACGCTGGCAACGGTAGAATGTATACGGTTTAAAGTAGAGGACTGCCGGTTCTCTATGCCGGCCCGTCATGTATTCCGGTTTATGGAGTATAAAGAATGCAGGCAGGATGTGCAGAAGATTCATGGAAAAGATTATATACGTTTTGAAGACCGGATGGTTCCATTCATAAATCTTCGGCAGTTTTTTAATCTTCCAGGAGATACTCCGGATACGGCAATCGTAATCTATCTAAACAGTAGTGATGCGGAGGGGTGCATTCTTGTGGATTCCATGTATGAGCAGAAGAGGGTGGTAATCAAGCCTCTGCCACCATTGTTTGGCGGGAATTTCAGAAATACCGGCATCGGCGGGCTGAGCGTCATGGGAAATGGAAAGATATGCGCGGCCCTGGATACGGAATTGGTGATAAGCAGGTACGAAAGGGAGTGA